In the Podospora pseudocomata strain CBS 415.72m chromosome 5, whole genome shotgun sequence genome, one interval contains:
- a CDS encoding hypothetical protein (EggNog:ENOG503Q5DY; COG:M), with the protein MMYRQDKRAVELSEAINPMFCWYEKSAICYAYLSDVHQGQFSRSAIMEEATGVPHHILTGIASLHTCSVAQRMSWASRRVTTRPEDMALLLGWGFLT; encoded by the exons ATGATGTATCGGCAAGACAAGCGCGCGGTTGAGCTGAGCGAAGCCATCAACCCCATGTTTTGTTGGTACGAAAAGTCAGCAATTTGCTACGCTTACCTCTCCGACGTACATCAAGGGCA ATTTTCCAGGTCGGCAATTATGGAGGAAGCCACAGGAGTACCTCACCACATTCTCACAGGCATTGCAAGCTTGCACACCTGTAGTGTGGCGCAGAGAATGTCCTGGGCGTCAAGGCGAGTTACAACCAGGCCCGAGGACATGGCCCTATTGCTTGGTTGGGGTTTTTTGACGTGA
- the SIT1 gene encoding ferrioxamine B transporter (COG:U; EggNog:ENOG503NUD0) produces the protein MSLMIGVLLVLLLVAATVAGWRLSGRSPPPHRPASPYPHPSFNDKREKPGIAKQTTDEDIHNEVKIEPLHDFSWQDTPPLQLRPFKPKYHITMAIQTSSPSELIIMDKNYLDRVTARKAILASHPKVVKGYIPSGIAPIRELYAYLMATYLPTRYPTMFSLSPNRTTLHNKITSCLSPVSPLDLPPDELLSTLATTIEDDIFLLLPNPATGLHRCVAFLCCHPSGFDPSTKLDQTLAGIHGPVPSYGKIGASMEKFFSKLEVGKPVKRVNWGLQTHKELYTPSGNHIHEHEVDSLTEEDREGIDISQTRLRVELQTLTRLPGTRGIVFSFKTFLYGLDEIRGEGRGEELAVAVEGLRGGNAKGMWVYKGGVRWGERVCGATRCPVIFSLGPRAQLPFAMATKGSDDDPTTDRAESSPTTKEAPPLPAAALSDEKSPGVRRAEALASVLTKADYVFIFFGVFIIAFAYGLDGMLRYAYQPNATASFSKHSLLATVNVLRSVIAAAAQPTSARIADIFGRVELVCLSVFFYTLGTVLEATSQNVETFATGALIYQIGYTMIILLLEVIVADITTTRARLLFSYIPNASFLVLTWVSGNISSAVLAVTTWRWAIGMWCIIYPVCAMPLIISLLVTGRRARRSHVMDGYVDPIKALPWGKFFAYLFWRLDVIGIILMIAVFALLLVPVTLAGGFKTSWTSAHVLGPLIAGFTAIPLFIGWQLYTPQPLVPFTLMKDRAVWAALGIALMLNWAWYMQGDYLYSVLVVAFDFDVMTATRVSSFYTFFSVLTGTVLGFVVYKVRRLKVFIVVGTCLFMVAFGLLIKYRGDTDMSSRAGVVGAQVVLGIAGGMFPYPAQASLQVALKHENLAVMTGLYLATYNLGSAFGGAVSGGIWTQVLPNQLAWRMEGFNNETLATSAYGNPFAFAKQYPVGTPERQALIDSYKYAQRLLTITGICLCVPLIAFASTLRNPKLNDEQTLKEDEPAA, from the exons ATGTCTTTGATGATCGGGGTGCTTCTGGTACTGTTGCTCGTCGCGGCAACAGTTGCCGGGTGGCGACTCTCGGGCCGatccccacctcctcatcggcCCGCATCACCTTATCCTCATCCGAGCTTCAACGACAAAAGAGAGAAGCCCGGCATCGCGAAGCAGACAACCGATGAAGACATTCACAATGAGGTCAAAATCGAACCTCTTCACGACTTCTCATGGCAGGacacaccacccctccagctccggcCCTTCAAGCCAAAATaccacatcaccatggccattcagacctcctccccgtcagAGCTGATCATCATGGATAAGAACTATCTTGATCGAGTCACTGCTCGGAAAGCAATCCTGGCCTCCCACCCAAAAGTTGTCAAAGGGTACATCCCCTCTGGCATCGCCCCCATCAGGGAGCTCTACGCCTACCTCATGgccacctacctacccacccGCTACCCAACCAtgttctccctctctcccaaTCGAACAACCCTTCACAACAAAATCACCTCTTGCCTCTCTCCAGTCTCCCCCCTTGACCTCCCCCCCGACGAGCTCCTTTCCACCCTGGCCACAACCATTGAAGACGATatcttcctcctgctccccaaCCCGGCTACCGGCCTCCACCGCTGCGTGGCCTTCCTCTGCTGCCACCCCTCCGGCTTCGACCCCTCAACAAAGCTAGACCAAACCCTAGCCGGCATCCACGGCCCTGTTCCTTCCTACGGCAAAATCGGTGCTAGCATGGAGAAATTCTTCTCCAAACTGGAAGTGGGAAAGCCAGTTAAGAGGGTGAACTGGGGGCTTCAGACGCATAAGGAGCTGTACACGCCGAGCGGTAACCACATCCACGAGCATGAAGTGGATAGTttgacggaggaggatagggaggGTATTGATATTAGTCagacgaggttgagggttgaGTTACAGACCTTGACGAGACTGCCGGGGACGAGGGGGATCGTGTTTAGTTTTAAGACCTTTTTGTATGGGTTGGATGAGAttaggggggaggggaggggggaggagctggcggtggcggtggaggggttgaggggggggaatgCGAAGGGGATGTGGGTTTATAAGGGGGGGGTTaggtggggggagagggtttgTGG GGCAACCCGCTGCCCGGTCATTTTCTCCCTCGGCCCCCGGGCACAGCTTCCGTTCGCCATGGCTACCAAaggcagtgatgatgatccCACGACGGACAGGGCGGAATCTTCGCCGACAACAAAAGAAGCCCCACCGTTGCCGGCAGCAGCTCTGTCTGATGAAAAGTCTCCTGGTGTCCGCCGTGCTGAGGCCCTGGCTTCGGTTCTCACCAAGGCCGACTacgtcttcatcttctttgGCGTCTTCATAATTGCCTTTGCCTATGGTCTCGATGGCATGCTCCGCTACGCTTACCAGCCTAATGCCACGGCTTCTTTCTCCAAGCACTCGCTGTTGGCAACTGTCAACGTTTTACGCTccgtcatcgccgccgcagcaCAACCCACCTCAGCCAGGATCGCCGACATCTTTGGCCGTGTCGAGCTTGTGTGTTTGTCAGTCTTTTTCTACACTCTCGGCACCGTCTTGGAGGCAACTTCACAAAATGTCGAAACATTTGCCACTGGGGCGCTCATCTACCAGATTGGATACACCATGATCATCTTACTGCTCGAGGTTATCGTtgccgacatcaccaccacccgagcTCGCCTGCTGTTCAGTTACATCCCGAACGCCTCGTTCCTCGTATTGACTTGGGTCAGCGGAAACATTTCTTCGGCCGTGCTTGCTGTCACAACTTGGCGATGGGCCATCGGCATGTGGTGTATCATCTATCCGGTGTGCGCCATGCCTCTGATCATCAGTCTCCTGGTAACTGGCCGTCGAGCCCGCAGGTCACatgtgatggatggatacGTCGACCCGATCAAAGCTCTCCCCTGGGGCAAATTTTTTGCGTACTTGTTCTGGCGCCTCGATGTCATCGGAATCATTCTCATGATTGCTGTCTTCGCTTTGCTCTTGGTACCTGTCACGCTGGCAGGTGGCTTCAAGACTTCCTGGACCAGCGCTCATGTCCTTGGCCCGTTGATAGCTGGCTTCACCGCGATACCGCTCTTCATTGGGTGGCAGCTCTATACCCCCCAACCGCTTGTGCCATTCACACTCATGAAGGATCGAGCCGTGTGGGCCGCCCTCGGAATCGCCTTGATGCTGAATTGGGCGTGGTATATGCAAGGCGACTACTTGTATTCGGTTCTGGTCGTTGCTTTCGATTTCGATGTCATGACGGCCACTCGGGTGTCTTCCTTCTACACATTTTTCAGTGTTCTCACCGGCACCGTTCTCGGATTTGTCGTATACAAGGTCCGCCGGCTGAAAGTCTTTATCGTCGTTGGAACATGCCTCTTCATGGTTGCTTTCGGTCTCCTCATCAAGTATCGAGGTGATACCGACATGTCCAGCcgagctggtgttgttggcgccCAGGTTGTTTTGGGTATCGCCGGTGGCATGTTTCCCTACCCGGCGCAGGCCTCTCTTCAAGTGGCGCTGAAGCACGAGAATCTCGCTGTCATGACGGGCCTCTACCTCGCCACTTACAACCTCGGATCTGCGTTTGGCGGTGCTGTCTCGGGCGGGATATGGACTCAGGTCTTGCCAAACCAGCTTGCCTGGCGGATGGAGGGATTCAACAATGAGACCTTGGCAACATCTGCTTACGGGAATCCATTTGCCTTTGCGAAGCAGTACCCTGTGGGCACGCCCGAGCGGCAGGCGTTGATCGACTCTTACAAGTACGCCCAGAGGCTGTTGACGATTACGGGGATTTGTTTGTGTGTGCCGCTGATTGCTTTTGCGTCGACGTTGCGGAATCCAAAGTTGAATGATGAGCAGACTTTGAAGGAGGACGAGCCGGCTGCATAG
- a CDS encoding hypothetical protein (EggNog:ENOG503NW40; COG:P), translated as MPDSPTISDTGTTGNEKLSSEPRGATGHHLEIGRSADDHVDLNANLEARIKNPLEGIPRDQLMLRVEAFCEEKGLAQHVQLFRKGALVAQNPDDYDRIDGTEALDEAEKKALRDEVEHKWRLPAKLFLTIATCSIGAAVQGWDQTGTNGANIFFPDIYGIGGTSTRDKLLLGLVNAGPYLGSALCGCWLSDPINNLWGRRGVIFFSAHFCLWPVIGSAFCHTWWEQLICRLFMGVGMGVKASTVPIYAAENSPASIRGALVMSWQMWTAFGIMLGTAFNLAVWSAGDINWRLMLGAPFIPAVPLLVLIYFCPESPRWYMKKNRYGKAWDAMIRLRNHPIQVARDIFYIHSQLELEEQLLRNSWYFQRMAELFTIPRVRRATLAAFTVMIAQQMCGINIIAFYSTTIFKDAGQDDYQALLASFGFGLVNWLFAFPAFWTIDTFGRRSLLLFTFPQMTWTLLAAGLCTLLEQGTARTALVALFVYLFAAFYSPGEGPVPFTYSAEVFPLSHREVGMGFSVATCLFWAAVLGMTFPFLLESLGTVGAFGLYAGFNALALVMIFFWVPETKQKTLEELDYVFAVPTRKFAGYQVRHVLPWWFKRWVLWRREAKLRPLYMMDHHQGRVGGEGRLGSGTNTLPETEGEVKGGGVGGETVKGI; from the exons atgCCGGACAGTCCAACTATTTCGGACACCGGCACTACTGGGAATGAGAAACT TAGCAGCGAGCCCAGGGGTGCCACCGGACATCATCTCGAGATAGGCCGGTCCGCAGACGACCATGTCGACCTCAAtgccaacctggaagctaG GATCAAAAACCCCCTCGAGGGCATCCCACGAGACCAGCTAATGCTGCGGGTAGAGGCATTTTGCGAAGAAAAAGGACTGGCTCAACATGTCCAGCTTTTCCGCAAAGGTGCTCTCGTCGCCCAGAACCCGGACGACTACGACAGAATCGACGGAACCGAGGCCCTCGACGAGGCAGAGAAAAAGGCCTTGCGGGACGAGGTCGAGCACAAGTGGCGCCTCCCTGCCAAGCTCTTCCTGACTATTGCGACTTGCTCGATTGGTGCCGCTGTTCAGGGGTGGGATCAGACCGGCACGAATGGAGCGAACATCTTCTTCCCGGATATCTACGGGATTGGTGGCACATCAACCCGGGACAAGCTTCTTCTCGGGCTGGTCAATGCCGGTCCGTATCTTGGGAGCGCACTGTGTGGGTGCTGGTTGTCTGATCCGATCAA CAACCTGTGGGGCCGTCGTGGtgtcatcttcttcagcgcGCATTTCTGTCTTTGGCCTGTGATCGGTTCTGCTTTCTGCCACACGTGGTGGGAGCAGCTGATTTGCCGTCTCTTCATGGGTGTCGGTATGGGCGTCAAGGCTTCGACTGTGCCTATCTACGCAGCTGAGAACTCGCCGGCCTCGATCCGCGGTGCTCTGGTCATGTCCTGGC AAATGTGGACGGCATTCGGCATCATGTTGGGTACCGCATTCAACTTGGCTGTGTGGAGCGCAGGAGACATCAACTGGCGTCTGATGCTCGGCGCCCCCTTTATCCCCGCGGTCCCTCTCCTCGTGCTCATCTACTTTTGCCCCGAGTCACCTCGTTGGTACATGAAGAAGAACCGCTACGGCAAAGCCTGGGATGCCATGATCAGACTGCGAAACCACCCGATCCAGGTAGCCCGCGACATCTTCTACATCCACTCCCAGCTCGAACTCGAGGAGCAACTCCTTCGCAACTCGTGGTACTTTCAGCGCATGGCTGAGCTCTTCACCATTCCCCGCGTGCGCCGGGCCACCCTGGCCGCCTTCACCGTCATGATCGCCCAGCAAATGTgcggcatcaacatcattgCCTTTTACTCgaccaccatcttcaaggACGCCGGGCAGGACGACTACCAGGCTCTGCTCGCGTCGTTTGGGTTCGGGCTGGTCAACTGGCTGTTTGCCTTCCCCGCCTTTTGGACGATTGACACCTTTGGCCGGAGATCACTCCTGCTGTTCACCTTCCCGCAGATGACGTGGACCCTGCTGGCGGCCGGCCTCTGCACGCTGCTGGAGCAGGGAACCGCCCGGACCGCCCTCGTGGCGCTGTTTGTCTACCTCTTTGCCGCGTTTTACTCACCCGGCGAGGGCCCGGTGCCGTTCACCTACAGCGCCGAGGTGTTCCCCCTCTCGCACAGAGAAGTAGGCATGGGGTTCTCGGTCGCGACGTGTCTCTTTTGGGCGGCGGTGCTGGGCATGACGTTCCCGTTCTTGCTCGAGTCGCTGGGGACGGTGGGTGCGTTTGGGTTGTATGCGGGGTTTAATGCCCtggcgctggtgatgatTTTCTTTTGGGTGCCCGAGACGAAGCAGAAgacgctggaggagctggattATGTGTTTGCGGTGCCGACGAGGAAGTTTGCGGGGTATCAGGTGCGGCATGTGCTGCCTTGGTGGTTCAAGAGGTGGgttttgtggaggagggaggcgaagcTGAGGCCGCTTTATATGATGGATCATCATCaggggcgggttgggggggaggggaggctggggagtGGGACGAATACCTTGCCGGagacggagggggaggtcaagggtggtggggttgggggggagactGTGAAGGGGATTTGA